A stretch of the Vitis riparia cultivar Riparia Gloire de Montpellier isolate 1030 chromosome 13, EGFV_Vit.rip_1.0, whole genome shotgun sequence genome encodes the following:
- the LOC117927736 gene encoding tryptophan N-monooxygenase CYP79A68-like encodes MMMGSSCNSTMSSSFPNSFLFLLSHNSETLKLASLHLHLPFILLLLFLIFFAFLILYKLEPKTLITKQMPLLPPGPTPWPLVGNLPELFTKKPVFRWILGLLEELNTEIACIKLGNVHVIPVISPEIAREFLKEHDAVFASRPITMTSDHLSRGFLTTVLSPWGEQWKKMRRIITSEVLKPARHMWLLQKRTEEADNLVRFIYNQCKFSSITSHNFTESSIVNVRTAVRQYTGNVVRKMMFSRRYFGEGRKDGGPGLEEEEHVNSLFTTLAYLYVFSPSDYLPCLRVFDLDGHEKMVKEALSIINKHHDPIVDERIIQWRNGEKKEVEDILDVFLTISDTKGKPLLSVEEIKAQLIELMIEIVDNPAHAAEWAMAEMINQPEIMQKAVEEIDRVVGKDRLVQESDIAQLKYVKACAREALRLHPIAPFNVPHVSMADSVVAGYFIPKGSHVLLSRVGLGRNPRVWEEPLKFKPERHMNDEVVDLAEPELRFISFSTGRRGCPGTALGTALTVTLLARLLQCFAWSVPPNQDQIDLTESMNDLFLAKPLHAHAKPRLHASMYGN; translated from the exons ATGATGATGGGTAGCAGCTGCAACTCAACCATGTCTTCTTCATTTCCAAATTCATTCCTCTTCCTGCTCTCTCATAATTCTGAAACCTTGAAGCTCGCTTCACTTCATCTTCATTTACCATTCATCCTCTTGCTCcttttccttatctttttcGCTTTTCTCATCCTCTACAAACTCGaacccaaaaccctaatcaCCAAGCAAATGCCACTGCTCCCTCCTGGTCCAACTCCATGGCCATTAGTTGGGAACCTGCCTGAATTATTCACAAAAAAGCCGGTATTCCGGTGGATACTTGGACTTTTGGAGGAACTCAACACTGAGATTGCATGCATCAAACTGGGCAATGTCCATGTCATTCCCGTGATTTCGCCTGAGATTGCCAGGGAGTTTTTGAAGGAACACGATGCAGTGTTTGCATCCAGACCTATTACAATGACGTCCGATCACTTGAGCAGAGGATTCCTGACCACAGTCCTTTCGCCATGGGGAGAGCagtggaagaagatgagaaggATCATCACTTCCGAGGTGCTTAAGCCAGCAAGACATATGTGGCTCCTCCAGAAGAGAACTGAAGAAGCCGACAATCTTGTCCGCTTCATTTATAACCAGTGTAAGTTCTCTAGTATTACTAGCCATAATTTTACGGAATCATCGATTGTGAATGTGAGAACTGCAGTCAGACAATACACAGGAAATGTGGTTAGGAAGATGATGTTCAGCAGAAGGTACTTTGGGGAAGGAAGGAAAGATGGAGGGCCTGgacttgaagaagaagaacacgTAAACTCCCTCTTTACCACGCTTGCTTACCTATATGTATTCTCTCCATCTGATTACCTTCCATGCCTGAGAGTCTTCGACTTAGATGGCCACGAGAAGATGGTAAAAGAGGCTTTGAGCATAATCAACAAGCATCATGATCCGATAGTGGACGAGAGAATAATACAATGGAGGAATGGGGAGAAGAAGGAGGTTGAGGACATACTCGATGTTTTCCTTACAATCAGCGACACAAAGGGAAAACCATTGCTATCAGTAGAAGAGATCAAAGCCCAACTCATA GAACTGATGATTGAAATAGTGGATAATCCAGCGCATGCAGCTGAGTGGGCAATGGCAGAAATGATCAATCAACCCGAGATTATGCAGAAGGCCGTAGAAGAAATCGATAGAGTGGTTGGAAAGGATAGACTTGTTCAAGAATCCGATATCGCGCAGCTCAAATATGTTAAAGCCTGTGCTAGGGAAGCTCTGCGGCTTCACCCCATAGCACCATTCAACGTGCCCCATGTGTCCATGGCGGACTCTGTTGTGGCCGGCTACTTCATCCCCAAAGGCAGCCATGTCCTGCTGAGCCGGGTAGGGCTTGGACGGAACCCTAGAGTGTGGGAAGAGCCATTAAAGTTTAAACCAGAGCGGCATATGAATGATGAAGTGGTGGATTTAGCTGAGCCTGAGCTTCGGTTCATTTCATTTAGTACTGGGAGACGCGGGTGTCCTGGAACTGCCTTAGGGACAGCCTTGACAGTTACACTCTTGGCGAGACTTCTTCAATGTTTTGCGTGGAGTGTGCCACCGAACCAGGACCAAATTGACCTCACAGAATCAATGAACGATCTCTTTCTAGCCAAGCCTCTCCATGCTCATGCAAAACCACGCTTGCATGCTTCCATGTATGGGAATTGA
- the LOC117928498 gene encoding tryptophan N-monooxygenase CYP79A68-like, with protein MDSSVVNVRNVVRQYTGNIIRKMMFNRRYFGEGRLGGGPRLAEEEHVNSLFTSLTYLHAFSPSDYISCLKVFDLDGHQKMVKKALSIINKYHDPIVDERIIQWRNREKKEVEDMLDVCITSRDSKGEPLLSVEEIKALVETDD; from the coding sequence ATGGACTCATCAGTTGTGAATGTGAGAAATGTAGTCAGACAATACACAGGAAATATCATTAGGAAGATGATGTTCAACAGAAGGTACTTTGGTGAAGGAAGGTTAGGTGGAGGACCTAGACTTGCAGAAGAAGAACATGTCAACTCCCTCTTTACTTCGCTTACTTACCTACATGCATTCTCTCCATCTGACTACATTTCATGTCTAAAAGTCTTCGACTTAGATGGACATCAGAAGATGGTAAAAAAGGCTTTGAGCATCATCAACAAGTATCATGATCCGATAGTGGATGAGAGAATAATACAATGGAGgaatagagagaaaaaagaggttGAGGACATGCTTGACGTTTGTATCACAAGTAGGGACTCAAAGGGAGAGCCATTGCTTTCAGTAGAAGAGATCAAAGCCCTGGTAGAAACTGATGATTGA